DNA from Nitrospirota bacterium:
ATCAATCGGGGGCACAACTGGGTGGTCGATGGAGACATTGTGCGATACTTCGACACCATCGATCAGGCGCGGCTGCTGGCGTTGGTGCGGCAGCGCATCAGCGATCGGCGCGTGCTGCGGCTGCTGCAGGCCTGGCTGACGGCTGGGGTGTTGACGGCCGCCGGCTACGAACCCAGCGAGCAGGGGACGCCGCAAGGGGGCGTCATCTCGCCGCTGCTCTCGAATATTTACCTGCACGTCTTGGATCAGCAATGGCAGCAGCGCTGGGCGCACCTTGGTGTGCTCGTGCGGTATGCGGATGACTTCGTCATTCTCTGCCGCCGGTACCAAGACGCCCAGCAGAGCCTGGCCGCGGTCCGGGCCGTGCTGGCTGGCCTCGGACTGGAACTGCATCCGCAGAAGACGCGGCTGGTGGATTTGTATCGCGGGAAGGCGGGGTTTGACTTCCTGGGATTTCATTTCCACAAGTGTGCCGCTTGGCAGTTCCGGGGCCGGCACTATTGCCTGAGTTGGCCCTCGCAACGCGCGATGCGCCAGATCCGCCGGAAGGTGAAGGCCGTGACGGCGGATTGGCGACGGCTGCCATTCCCTCTGGACGCGGTGGTGGCCACCCTGAATCCAATTGTGCGGGGATGGGTGAACTACTTCCGCGTGGGCAACAGCAGTCGGAAGTTTGTTGCGTTGGATCGGTATGTCTTCCACCGCTTGGCTCTGTTCCGTCGGCGGAAGTATCAGCTCCGT
Protein-coding regions in this window:
- the ltrA gene encoding group II intron reverse transcriptase/maturase, giving the protein MPTAANHSRDKVRRLQQALYQAAKRSPGRRFHAVYDKLWRWDVLEQAWATVRANRGQGGVDGQAIEGIERAGVEPFLRENQAALRTGRYRPRPVRRVEIPKASGGTRPLGIPTVRDRVVQAACRLVTEPLFEADFLPCSYGFRPGRTAHQAHRLIKETINRGHNWVVDGDIVRYFDTIDQARLLALVRQRISDRRVLRLLQAWLTAGVLTAAGYEPSEQGTPQGGVISPLLSNIYLHVLDQQWQQRWAHLGVLVRYADDFVILCRRYQDAQQSLAAVRAVLAGLGLELHPQKTRLVDLYRGKAGFDFLGFHFHKCAAWQFRGRHYCLSWPSQRAMRQIRRKVKAVTADWRRLPFPLDAVVATLNPIVRGWVNYFRVGNSSRKFVALDRYVFHRLALFRRRKYQLRRRSWPAADYRRLGVYRATGQVAWA